The following are encoded in a window of Psilocybe cubensis strain MGC-MH-2018 chromosome 4, whole genome shotgun sequence genomic DNA:
- a CDS encoding Virulence protein SSD1, protein MTDEITPPTLPLVKKEEKKPASSGNNRGPKRQTSNSSNSRGGAPGARPSSRGSNKKTQTQTNTAAVESGSDTASRKGSDNGKKQDQRAKNPSTGGRGPPQRRGHPPASQGTRTPKDQSQNKQSSSPAPAQGKESSDALSSLQRVIADLKTTSPVQPPAGSNNLASMPGSQGHTLPLHAPTFQPGAGAYHGTNVDQKHRKAASLGNSSLSGNFNSYSPHLGAMMEDVEDGSGSFEEGEIPERYYQGGHQPRSQSQSFMAPRFAALAAQQEQDTVGPTGRPQLAPGFMFGARKRGPPMGPPINEEDIGFQFPQQQQNYLPEVGQKEQGHRKTESGEITGIMAEQIALQNQIEALQQQQQALYQQQLASNQVLSFQTPGLAPHRGAHRRVQSTVPMSPSSGATFGSLQHPMGQFGSIGGLNLGLDGQTQGIPRGHGRRHSVTVVNKTVSQPNMGSTAFEGFDEGFTPPVPAMGGHSRQTSRVDSSWRINGGVGGIQGNNGGFATDLAQAQAQLQSLQQFRAAAGGHHHKMPSFSFPNMLPNMMAANMMGIGLGGINLLQQQQQQFQSQLQQQSNQPQRKSLFAPYLPQASLPPLLAAGKLVVGILRVNKRNRSDAYVATEVLDADIYICGSKDRNRALEGDIVAVELLDVDEVWGTKKEKEEKKRKKEENAAYDLKSNTGRKDDKKKDDVEVEGQGLMLFEDEEVTDEIKPQFAGHVVAVVERMPGQLFSGTLGLLRPSSAATKEKQEAERREREGDKGDEPRRPIERPKIVWFKPTDKRVPLIAIPTEQAPPDFVQNSEAYVDKLFVACIKRHPISSLHPFGTLVEELGPIGDIEVETSALLKDCNFPTEDFTDNVLKCLPPIPWTIPEREVETRKDLRGERIFSIDPETAKDIDDALSIKANDDGTFDVGVHIADVSFFVKPNTPLDRDARKKATSVYLVQRAVPMLPPTLSEQLCSLLPGQDRLAFSVVFTMDNEARITKKWFGKTIIRSVAKLAYSDAQKVIDGQPLSDVPIDTGHNPSDIERDIMGLQNLAKKLRARRFENGTLSLESLKLSFTLDENGLPTDCGQYERKEANTLIEEFMLLTNISVAQQIAVHLPEQALLRRHDTPLERRLNSFNQRAERLGYTMDTSSAGALMKSFNAIDNPTARRLLELLSFKATQRAKYFCSGMLDIAKYWHYALNTPLYTHFTSPIRRYADILVHRQLEAVLQGGAETKFTMDRDAVAKVAQQCNIKRDSAVLAQEQSAHLFLCVLISDLTNRYGPVIRQAKVVGVLDAAFDVLVPEFGIEKRVHVDQMPIDNHVYDEHTHTLQIYWSNRDVISWLAENSDDEHLRKVKQNAEQHALKMEVVSRSVHDESALFDEDDADDDEIVLGRSETLPEKPETSKQRLLSMAKVKPEFEGVRVTASGHKIQEIRELMTVPVIVTADLTKSPPVIKVYSVNPYAEQK, encoded by the exons ATGACAGACGAGATTACGCCGCCAACTCTCCCTCTCGtcaagaaggaggagaagaagccTGCCTCTTCGGGTAATAACCGTGGACCAAAGAGGCAGACTTCCAACTCGTCTAATTCACGAGGTGGTGCTCCTGGTGCTAGACCTTCCTCCAGAGGTAGCAACAAGAAGACCCAGACCCAAACCAACACGGCAGCCGTCGAGTCGGGTTCCGACACTGCCTCCAGAAAGGGCTCCGATAATGGCAAAAAGCAAGATCAGCGGGCGAAGAACCCTTCAACTGGTGGACGTGGACCTCCGCAACGTAGAGGGCATCCTCCTGCTTCTCAAGGCACGCGCACCCCGAAGGATCAAAGCCAAAACAAGCAGTCATCTTCACCTGCTCCTGCTCAGGGCAAAGAATCCAGTGACGCACTCTCTTCTCTTCAACGAGTTATTGCAGATCTTAAGACAACATCTCCAGTTCAACCCCCTGCAGGATCTAACAACCTTGCATCAATGCCTGGCTCGCAAGGCCATACTTTACCTTTGCATGCGCCCACCTTCCAACCAGGGGCAGGGGCTTATCATGGAACAAATGTGGATCAGAAGCATCGTAAAGCCGCCTCCCTAGGAAACTCTTCGTTGTCGGGCAATTTCAACTCTTATTCTCCTCATTTAGGAGCTATGATGGAAGACGTTGAGGATGGTTCGGGGTCCTTTGAGGAAGGTGAAATCCCAGAACGTTATTATCAGGGGGGTCATCAGCCACGCTCTCAGTCGCAGAGTTTTATGGCTCCACGCTTTGCAGCGCTAGCGGCACAGCAGGAGCAAGACACAGTTGGTCCTACTGGTCGCCCCCAATTAGCACCAGGCTTCATGTTCGGTGCACGCAAACGCGGCCCGCCTATGGGCCCACCTATCAACGAGGAAGATATCGGTTTCCAGTTccctcaacagcagcaaaaCTATCTTCCTGAGGTTGGACAAAAGGAACAAGGTCACAGGAAGACCGAAAGCGGTGAAATTACGGGCATCATGGCCGAGCAG ATTGCATTGCAAAATCAGATTGAGGCCctccagcaacaacagcaggcTCTGTACCAACAACAGCTCGCCTCTAATCAAGTTCTATCGTTCCAAACCCCCGGCCTTGCACCACATCGTGGCGCCCATCGGCGTGTCCAGAGTACAGTGCCTATGAGCCCCAGTTCAGGCGCTACATTTGGCTCTCTCCAACACCCCATGGGCCAATTCGGAAGCATTGGTGGCTTAAATCTTGGCCTCGATGGTCAAACACAAGGGATTCCTAGGGGTCATGGCCGACGACATAGTGTAACCGTCGTTAACAAGACCGTCAGTCAACCAAACATGGGGTCTACCGCCTTTGAAGGCTTTGACGAAGGCTTTACTCCTCCTGTTCCTGCAATGGGAGGTCACTCGAGGCAAACATCTCGAGTCGATTCCAGCTGGCGAATTA ATGGTGGTGTTGGAGGCATTCAGGGCAATAATGGTGGATTTGCGACTGATCTTGCCCAAGCACAGGCACAGTTGCAAAGTTTACAGCAATTCAGAGCTGCTGCTGGGGGTCATCACCATAAAATGCCTTCCTTCAGTTTCCCCAACATGCTGCCTAACATGATGGCTGCCAATATGATGGGTATTGGATTGGGTGGGATAAATCTtctccaacagcagcaacagcaattCCAATCTCAACTCCAGCAGCAGTCCAACCAACCTCAACGCAAATCTTTGTTCGCTCCCTACTTGCCTCAGGCTTCCTTGCCACCTCTTCTTGCTGCTGGAAAACTGGTTGTTGGAATTCTTCGAGTTAATAAACGCAACCGCTCAGATGCCTACGTTGCTACTGAAGTTCTGGATGCTGACATCTACATCTGCGGTTCTAAAGATAGGAATCGAGCTCTCGAAGGAGACATAGTTGCCGTAGAGCTTCTGGACGTTGATGAAGTTTGGGGTaccaagaaagaaaaggaagagaaaaagaggaagaaggaagaaaatgcCGCATACGACTTAAAGTCCAATACTGGTCGCAAAGATgacaagaagaaagatgaCGTGGAAGTTGAGGGACAAGGCCTTATGCTttttgaggatgaaga GGTAACCGATGAAATTAAACCCCAATTTGCAGGGCACGTCGTCGCCGTTGTTGAAAGAATGCCAGGTCAATTATTCTCCGGGACTTTGGGCCTTCTCCGTCCATCTTCTGCTGCTACTAAGGAAAAACAAGAGGCTGAAAGACGCGAGCGAGAGGGTGACAAAGGTGATGAACCGCGTCGTCCTATTGAACGTCCTAAGATTGTGTGGTTTAAGCCCACCGATAAGCGTGTACCTCTTATTGCCATCCCAACAGAACAAGCACCTCCAGACTTTGTTCAGAACTCAGAAGCATATGTTGACAAGCTCTTCGTTGCTTGTATTAAACGTCAT CCTATCAGTTCTTTGCATCCTTTTGGGACCTTGGTTGAAGAACTTGGACCCATTGGCGATATTGAAGTTGAAACAAGCGCGCTTCTTAAGGATTGTAACTTCCCTACGGAGGATTTCACAGACAATGTTTTGAAATGTCTTCCGCCTATCCCTTGGAC TATCCCTGAGCGTGAAGTTGAGACTCGTAAAGATTTGCGGGGTGAACGCATCTTTAGCATTGATCCTGAAACAGCTAAAGACATCGACGACGCCCTGTCGATTAAAGCAAACGACGATGGAACTTTTGATGTTGGTGTTCACATAGCGGACGTTTCATTCTTTGTGAAGCCAAACACGCCATTAGATCGGGATGCGCgcaagaaagcaacaagtGTTTATCTTGTGCAGCGCGCAGTGCCCATGCTTCCTCCTACTTTAAGCGAGCAACTGTGTAGTTTGCTTCCCGGCCAAGATCGCCTCGCATTTTCCGTTGTCTTCACAATGGATAATGAAGCAAGAATTACCAAAAAATGGTTCGGCAAAACCATAATTCG CTCTGTGGCCAAATTGGCATACTCTGATGCTCAAAAAGTCATTGATGGTCAACCTCTAAGCGATGTGCCAATAGATACAGGCCATAATCCCTCTGATATCGAACGTGATATCATGGGCTTGCAGAATCTTGCCAAGAAACTTCGTGCACGTCGATTCGAAAACGGAACTTTAAGTCTGGAAAGCCTCAAACTTTCGTTCACCCTGGATGAAAATGGCCTTCCTACAGATTGTGGACAATACGAGCGCAAAGAAGCCAATACGTTGATTGAAGAG TTTATGCTTTTGACCAATATCTCTGTTGCCCAACAAATTGCTGTGCACTTACCCGAGCAAGCCTTGCTACGGCGCCATGATACTCCGCTTGAACGTCGCTTG AACTCTTTCAACCAACGTGCAGAACGCTTGGGATACACCATGGACACATCGTCTGCGGGTGCCTTGATGAAGTCTTTCAACGCAATTGATAATCCGACTGCCCGCAGACTCTTGGAACTTCTGTCATTCAAGGCAACACAGCGCGCTAAATACTTCTGCTCCGGCATGCTTGATATTGCGAAATATTGGCATTATGCACTGAATACCCCTCTATATACTCATTTCACGTCCCCTATTAGGCGATATGCTGACATTCTTGTTCACCGTCAATTGGAGGCAGTTTTACAAGGCGGAG CCGAGACAAAGTTTACCATGGACCGTGATGCTGTGGCGAAAGTCGCACAACAGTGCAACAT TAAACGCGATTCTGCCGTCCTTGCTCAGGAGCAGTCAGCGCATCTTTTCCTTTGTGTCCTCATTTCAGATCTCACAAATCGATATGGTCCTGTAATTCGTCAAGCAAAGGTCGTCGGTGTGCTCGATGCTGCTTTTGATGTGCTTGTCCCAGAATTTGGTATTGAGAAACGGGTTCATGTTGATCAAATGCCAATTGAC AACCATGTTTATGACGAACACACTCACACACTTCAAATTTATTGGTCCAATCGCGATGTTATATCTTGGCTTGCAGAGAACAGCGACGACGAACATTTAAGAAAGGTGAAACAAAATGCTGAACAGCAtgctttgaaaatggaaGTTGTCTCTCGTTCTGTCCACGATGAGAGCGCTCTTttcgatgaagatgacgccgacgacgatgagATCGTATTGGGCCGTAGTGAGACCTTACCCGAGAAGCCTGAGACCTCCAAGCAACGCCTACTTTCCATGGCCAAAGTCAAACCCGAATTTGAAGGTGTACGCGTCACTGCGTCCGGGCACAAAATCCAGGAAATTCGTGAACTCATGACCGTCCCT GTTATTGTCACCGCAGACCTTACGAAGAGCCCTCCTGTCATTAAAGTCTACAGTGTCAACCCTTATGCTGAGCAGAAGTAA